Proteins encoded in a region of the Paucibacter sediminis genome:
- a CDS encoding DnaJ family domain-containing protein, producing the protein MQDDEIARHLEQARKSGELRQAEHFGKPLDEDAGYLATPDGLRMPFKILKNAGFVPPEVERMRERAALAAGLQACADPLERQALQQRLSELEQAIALRLESLRRNATL; encoded by the coding sequence ATGCAAGACGACGAGATTGCCCGGCACCTGGAACAGGCGCGCAAATCCGGCGAACTGCGCCAGGCGGAGCATTTTGGCAAGCCGCTGGACGAGGACGCCGGCTATCTGGCCACACCGGATGGCCTGCGCATGCCCTTCAAGATCCTCAAGAACGCCGGCTTCGTGCCGCCCGAGGTCGAGCGCATGCGCGAGCGCGCCGCGCTGGCGGCAGGCCTGCAGGCCTGCGCGGACCCGCTGGAACGCCAAGCGCTGCAGCAGCGCTTGAGCGAACTCGAACAGGCCATCGCGCTGCGGCTGGAGAGCCTCAGGCGCAACGC
- a CDS encoding YbaK/EbsC family protein, producing MQDPNISIRPEGFQRVSAALRDRQHGHAPLWLEVAARTSQEAADALGVSLGQIAKSVVFRRKVDEQAVLVIASGDRRVDEKKLKELTGPLGRADADYVKARTGFSIGGVSPLGFAPTGDAAPPLLFIDRELFRFELIWAAAGHPNGVFRMRPDELVQLTGAPVIDVVQA from the coding sequence ATGCAAGATCCGAATATCAGTATCCGTCCCGAAGGTTTTCAACGCGTCAGCGCGGCGCTGCGTGATCGCCAGCATGGCCATGCACCGCTGTGGCTGGAGGTGGCGGCCCGCACCTCGCAGGAGGCCGCCGACGCGCTGGGCGTGAGCCTGGGCCAGATTGCCAAGAGCGTGGTGTTCCGCCGCAAGGTCGACGAGCAGGCGGTGCTGGTGATCGCCTCGGGTGACAGGCGCGTGGACGAGAAAAAGCTCAAGGAGCTGACCGGCCCGCTGGGCCGCGCCGATGCCGACTACGTGAAGGCGCGCACCGGTTTCTCGATCGGCGGCGTCTCGCCGCTGGGCTTTGCGCCGACGGGCGATGCCGCGCCGCCGCTGCTGTTCATCGACCGCGAGCTGTTCCGCTTCGAGCTGATCTGGGCCGCCGCCGGTCATCCCAATGGCGTGTTCCGCATGCGCCCGGACGAGCTGGTGCAGCTCACCGGCGCGCCGGTCATCGATGTGGTGCAGGCATGA
- a CDS encoding DUF1289 domain-containing protein, translating to MSDTPARVASPCTNVCRMHEASGFCEGCARTIAEIAAWSRADDASRLAILAALPPRRALLVEQGIYTAAEPSI from the coding sequence ATGAGCGATACCCCCGCACGCGTCGCCTCGCCCTGCACCAATGTCTGCCGCATGCACGAGGCGAGCGGCTTTTGCGAGGGCTGCGCGCGCACCATCGCCGAGATCGCCGCCTGGTCGCGCGCCGACGACGCCAGCCGCCTGGCCATCCTCGCCGCGCTGCCGCCGCGCCGCGCGCTGCTGGTGGAGCAGGGCATCTACACCGCCGCCGAACCCAGCATCTGA
- a CDS encoding 2-hydroxychromene-2-carboxylate isomerase, producing MKHIRFYFDPISPYAALAFERLPEALAGQSYSVDYVPILFAALLKAGGQKGPAEIPAKRAWTYRQIAWHAHQLQIPMQLPTPHPFNPLALLRLAWASAEPGRTPSRLAVERIFRHVWRGAGADPNEPQRLADLTQDLALVQDPEGEPVKQALRGATDAALAAGVFGVPTLELEGRLFWGLDALPMVAACLQGDAWFDGGAWEAAGAAPPGVQRG from the coding sequence ATGAAGCACATCCGTTTCTATTTCGACCCGATCTCGCCCTATGCGGCGCTGGCCTTCGAGCGCCTGCCCGAGGCGCTGGCGGGCCAGAGCTACAGCGTCGATTACGTGCCAATCCTGTTCGCCGCGCTGCTCAAGGCCGGCGGCCAGAAGGGGCCGGCGGAGATCCCGGCCAAGCGCGCCTGGACCTATCGCCAGATCGCCTGGCACGCGCACCAGCTGCAGATTCCGATGCAGCTGCCGACCCCGCATCCCTTCAATCCGCTGGCCCTGCTGCGCCTGGCCTGGGCCAGCGCCGAGCCGGGCCGCACGCCGAGCCGGCTGGCGGTGGAGCGCATCTTCCGCCATGTCTGGCGCGGCGCCGGCGCCGACCCCAACGAGCCGCAGCGCCTGGCCGACCTGACGCAAGACCTGGCCCTGGTGCAGGACCCCGAGGGCGAGCCGGTCAAGCAGGCGCTGCGCGGCGCCACCGATGCGGCGCTGGCGGCGGGCGTGTTCGGCGTGCCCACGCTGGAGCTCGAGGGCCGGCTGTTCTGGGGGCTGGACGCGCTGCCCATGGTGGCGGCCTGCCTGCAGGGGGATGCCTGGTTCGACGGCGGCGCCTGGGAGGCGGCCGGCGCGGCGCCGCCCGGGGTGCAGCGCGGCTGA
- a CDS encoding ATP-binding cassette domain-containing protein produces the protein MSATPTPSQQCPPSLELKGLGKQYAGGFWGLREFSALLQPGITGILGPNGAGKSTLLRMLATLSTPSAGEICWKGERVPTGGLHWGQVLRERLGYLPQDFGVYPQLNAIEFLGYLAAAKGLSPRSARARIDDLIALLNLQHCAKQALGGYSGGMRQRVGIAQALLNDPELLILDEPTIGLDLAERAAFRHLLAELAQDRIILLSTHIVSDLEATAEDILMMAGGRLIARDSADSLAFALQGQVWLWTVPFKDVEALRQRWLVAGMLKRPQGMQLRVLSPVAPHIDARAAEPNLEDAYLWATRPRAAQAEAA, from the coding sequence ATGTCGGCCACGCCAACACCATCGCAACAATGCCCGCCCAGCCTGGAGCTGAAGGGCCTCGGCAAGCAGTACGCCGGCGGCTTCTGGGGGCTGCGCGAATTCAGCGCCTTGCTGCAGCCGGGCATCACCGGCATCCTGGGGCCCAACGGCGCCGGCAAGTCGACGCTGCTGCGCATGCTGGCCACGCTCAGCACGCCCAGCGCCGGCGAGATCTGCTGGAAGGGCGAGCGCGTGCCCACCGGCGGCCTGCACTGGGGTCAGGTCTTGCGCGAGCGGCTGGGCTATCTGCCGCAGGACTTCGGCGTCTACCCGCAGCTCAATGCGATCGAGTTCCTTGGCTATCTGGCCGCGGCCAAGGGCCTGTCGCCGCGCAGCGCCAGGGCGCGCATCGACGACCTGATCGCGCTGCTGAATCTGCAGCATTGCGCCAAGCAGGCCTTGGGCGGCTATTCGGGCGGCATGCGCCAGCGCGTCGGCATCGCCCAGGCGCTGTTGAACGACCCCGAGCTGCTGATCCTGGACGAGCCCACCATCGGGCTCGACCTGGCCGAGCGGGCGGCCTTCCGCCACTTGCTGGCCGAGCTGGCGCAGGACCGCATCATCCTGCTCTCCACCCACATCGTCTCCGACCTTGAGGCCACCGCCGAAGACATCCTGATGATGGCCGGCGGCCGCCTGATCGCGCGCGACTCGGCCGATTCGCTGGCCTTTGCGCTGCAGGGCCAGGTGTGGCTGTGGACCGTGCCTTTCAAGGACGTGGAGGCGCTGCGCCAGCGCTGGCTGGTGGCGGGCATGCTCAAGCGCCCGCAGGGCATGCAGCTGCGCGTGCTGAGCCCGGTGGCGCCGCACATCGATGCGCGCGCCGCCGAGCCGAATCTGGAAGACGCCTATCTGTGGGCCACGCGCCCGCGTGCTGCCCAGGCGGAGGCCGCATGA
- a CDS encoding MFS transporter produces MATATAVSTNTPMTAEEKKVIFASSLGTVFEWYDFYLYGSLAPIIAKQFFSGLDPQAAFIASLLAFAAGFIVRPFGALVFGRLGDMIGRKYTFLVTILIMGLSTFIVGVLPSYATIGSAAPVILIGLRMLQGLALGGEYGGAATYVAEHAPQGKRGAYTSWIQTTATLGLFLSLMVILGTRTMIGEQAFAEWGWRVPFIVSILLLAISVWIRLSMNESPAFQKMKSEGKTSKAPLSESFGQWKNLKIVALALFGLVAGQGVVWYSGQFYALFFLTSVLKVDSSTANIMVAVSLLLGTPFFVVFGTLSDKIGRKPIIMAGLLLACVTYFPLFKALTNAANPDLAKAQASAQISLTVDMSTCSFQGSPIAREVDFTSSCDIAKRALALSSASYETLPGAAGSVAVVKVGDKQITGLNASVAAGGHKFDEASAKGIAAFKKELGDAMKAAGYPAKADPAKVNQPMVIAILFVLVLYVTMVYGPIAAMLVELFPTRIRYTSMSLPYHIGNGWFGGLLPSITFAMVAQNGNIYHGLWYPIGVAAMTLVIGLLFVRETKDVDIYAHD; encoded by the coding sequence ATGGCAACTGCTACTGCAGTGTCGACCAACACGCCGATGACGGCGGAAGAGAAGAAGGTCATCTTCGCCTCTTCCCTCGGCACGGTGTTCGAGTGGTACGACTTCTACCTCTACGGTTCGCTGGCGCCGATCATCGCCAAGCAGTTCTTCTCGGGTCTGGACCCGCAGGCGGCCTTCATCGCCTCGCTGCTGGCCTTTGCCGCGGGCTTCATCGTGCGCCCCTTCGGCGCACTGGTGTTCGGCCGCCTGGGCGACATGATCGGTCGCAAGTACACCTTCCTGGTGACCATCCTGATCATGGGTCTGTCGACCTTTATCGTGGGTGTGCTGCCGTCCTATGCCACCATCGGATCGGCCGCCCCGGTGATCCTGATCGGCCTGCGCATGCTGCAGGGCCTGGCGCTGGGCGGCGAGTATGGTGGCGCCGCCACCTATGTGGCCGAGCATGCCCCGCAGGGCAAGCGCGGTGCCTACACCTCCTGGATCCAGACCACCGCGACGCTGGGTCTGTTCCTGTCGCTGATGGTGATTCTGGGCACCCGCACCATGATCGGTGAGCAGGCCTTCGCCGAGTGGGGCTGGCGCGTGCCCTTCATCGTCTCGATCCTGCTGCTGGCCATCAGCGTCTGGATTCGTCTGTCGATGAACGAATCGCCCGCCTTCCAGAAGATGAAGAGCGAGGGCAAGACCTCCAAGGCACCGCTGTCCGAGTCCTTCGGCCAGTGGAAGAACCTGAAGATCGTGGCGCTGGCGCTGTTCGGCCTGGTGGCCGGCCAGGGCGTGGTCTGGTATTCGGGCCAGTTCTATGCGCTGTTCTTCCTGACCAGCGTGTTGAAGGTGGATTCGTCCACCGCCAACATCATGGTGGCGGTCTCGCTGCTGCTGGGCACGCCCTTCTTCGTGGTGTTCGGCACGCTGTCTGACAAGATCGGCCGCAAGCCCATCATCATGGCCGGCCTGCTGCTGGCCTGCGTGACCTACTTCCCGCTGTTCAAGGCACTCACCAACGCCGCCAACCCGGACCTGGCCAAGGCGCAAGCCTCCGCGCAGATCTCGCTGACGGTGGACATGAGCACCTGCTCCTTCCAGGGCAGCCCGATTGCCCGTGAGGTGGACTTCACCAGCTCCTGCGACATCGCCAAGCGTGCCCTGGCACTGTCTTCGGCCAGCTACGAAACCCTGCCCGGCGCGGCCGGCAGCGTGGCCGTCGTCAAGGTCGGCGACAAGCAGATCACTGGTCTGAACGCGAGCGTGGCCGCAGGCGGTCACAAGTTCGATGAGGCCAGCGCCAAGGGCATCGCCGCCTTCAAGAAGGAACTGGGCGACGCGATGAAGGCCGCCGGCTACCCCGCCAAGGCCGATCCGGCCAAGGTGAACCAGCCGATGGTGATCGCGATTCTGTTCGTGCTGGTGTTGTACGTGACGATGGTCTACGGCCCGATTGCGGCGATGCTGGTGGAGCTGTTCCCGACCCGCATCCGCTACACCTCGATGAGCCTGCCGTACCACATCGGCAATGGCTGGTTCGGTGGCCTGCTGCCCTCCATCACCTTCGCGATGGTGGCGCAGAACGGCAACATCTACCACGGTCTCTGGTACCCCATCGGCGTGGCCGCCATGACCCTGGTGATCGGCCTGCTGTTTGTGCGTGAGACCAAGGACGTGGACATCTACGCGCACGACTGA
- a CDS encoding type IV pilin protein, which translates to MADLSCAVCTPVWREAADNSSVESKIHSNRALRMIHCSTLKRRHAGFTLIELMITVVVVGVLAAVAIPSYQSFVRRGHRSDAVDTAARVMQAQERWRSENSSYATLAQLNISSPTVGGYYSFALSSVDATGYTLTFTGLGSQASDSGCATLALTVTAGAANYAQPACWSR; encoded by the coding sequence TTGGCCGACCTGAGTTGTGCCGTATGCACGCCCGTCTGGCGCGAGGCCGCCGACAATTCATCCGTCGAGTCGAAGATTCACTCCAACCGGGCCTTGCGGATGATTCACTGTTCTACCCTCAAACGGCGGCACGCCGGCTTCACCTTGATCGAGTTGATGATCACTGTGGTGGTAGTCGGCGTTCTGGCCGCGGTGGCCATACCTTCGTACCAGTCGTTTGTGCGCAGAGGTCATCGCAGCGACGCTGTCGATACGGCAGCGCGGGTCATGCAGGCCCAGGAGCGTTGGCGCAGCGAAAACAGCAGCTACGCCACGCTGGCCCAGCTCAATATCAGTTCACCCACGGTCGGGGGCTACTACTCCTTTGCGCTGTCGAGTGTCGACGCAACCGGCTATACCCTGACCTTCACCGGTCTGGGCAGCCAGGCCTCCGACAGCGGCTGTGCCACGCTGGCACTGACGGTGACCGCTGGCGCCGCCAACTACGCGCAGCCTGCCTGCTGGAGCCGCTGA
- a CDS encoding GspH/FimT family pseudopilin, whose protein sequence is MHRAATNCGMTLVELMVTLVVVAILMAVAVPGAVDLFRRLRIEGVANELGTDLQYARSESIRRREDVTLVSSADGSSYRLKGLTSGIVLKTVDLPSGASLSQGVTIRFESLRGSAAATGSIDVTVSGTTAKLTLAVDEVGRVTTCIAEGSFMGRIKPC, encoded by the coding sequence ATGCACCGCGCCGCCACCAACTGCGGGATGACCCTCGTCGAACTGATGGTGACCTTGGTCGTGGTCGCGATCCTGATGGCTGTGGCCGTGCCGGGCGCAGTGGATCTGTTCAGGCGGTTGCGCATCGAAGGCGTGGCCAATGAGCTGGGTACCGATCTGCAGTACGCCCGCTCCGAGTCCATCCGGCGCCGCGAGGATGTCACCTTGGTGAGCAGCGCGGACGGCAGTTCCTATAGGCTGAAGGGGCTCACCAGCGGGATCGTGCTGAAGACCGTGGACCTGCCCAGTGGAGCCAGCCTGTCCCAGGGCGTCACGATCCGGTTTGAAAGCCTGCGCGGCAGTGCCGCTGCCACGGGCAGCATTGATGTCACGGTATCCGGCACCACCGCAAAGCTGACGCTGGCGGTGGACGAGGTCGGGCGCGTGACCACCTGCATCGCCGAAGGCTCGTTCATGGGGAGGATCAAGCCATGCTGA
- a CDS encoding PilW family protein: MLNMTMTSRSSRRRGARLERGISLVELMVGLTVGLMVTAGAISLFASNVSQSRRVVANARVEQDLRNIADLITRDLRRAGYWGNAINGTLAVGAAAAAASNPYASVAPASSPTDGQIVYSFSRGAEDDAKSDAETFGFRRNADDGTVEMQTSNGTWKKLNDPNYTTITSLSLNDASPDTIPLGYRCPTNCSPGSAGCPEVKVRRYDLVLTGRSVLDSTVVRTLRTSVRLRNDEMSGKCPA, encoded by the coding sequence ATGCTGAACATGACGATGACGTCGCGATCGTCAAGACGCCGGGGGGCACGGCTTGAGCGTGGCATTTCCCTGGTCGAGCTGATGGTGGGGCTGACGGTGGGCCTGATGGTGACGGCTGGTGCGATATCGCTGTTCGCGAGCAATGTCTCGCAGAGTCGGCGCGTGGTGGCAAATGCCCGTGTGGAGCAGGATCTGCGCAATATCGCCGATCTGATCACACGCGACCTGCGCCGTGCGGGTTATTGGGGCAACGCCATCAACGGCACGCTTGCCGTCGGCGCCGCCGCTGCTGCTGCGTCCAACCCCTATGCGTCGGTGGCGCCCGCCAGTTCGCCGACGGATGGACAAATCGTCTATTCCTTTTCTCGCGGCGCCGAGGATGATGCGAAAAGCGATGCCGAGACTTTCGGCTTCAGGCGCAATGCTGACGATGGCACGGTCGAAATGCAGACCAGCAACGGTACCTGGAAAAAACTCAACGATCCAAACTACACCACCATCACCTCGCTGAGCCTGAACGACGCCAGCCCGGACACCATTCCGCTTGGTTACCGCTGCCCGACGAATTGCTCCCCGGGCTCAGCCGGTTGCCCCGAGGTCAAGGTGCGCCGCTACGACCTGGTGCTGACGGGGCGCTCGGTGCTGGACAGCACCGTGGTCCGCACGCTGCGCACCAGCGTACGGCTTCGCAACGATGAAATGTCGGGCAAATGCCCGGCCTAA
- a CDS encoding pilus assembly PilX family protein, producing the protein MKQQHPASNARQRGVGTLVVTLTLMLSMSLIVFYLNRNVIFEQRTAANQIRSTEAMELAEGGMEWALGMLNTPREIDPACVPTSSGSSFRKRYLAPSGTTFTPLAGVTAGCKRSGGAWTCSCPTSGNASLGNASEPSFTVVFEALAGQSGAVQITSYGCTAQSAACQAGQTGSADASAMVRAVLKASPLLPGKPAGPITCGTSCAIGGSYNIVNNDVETNGVLVNAGTTITTSPGTSLTTIPGQPAANALVGSDKSLADLASADPTCSNSRMFNAYFGTTMDEFRTAPTTTVLSCSSASDCSNKLSTAYDQGKRAFYFTSDVQLSGNGTLGTVADPVVFVTPNALKVNGNWDLYGMVFSNSADYNNLGTGAANIHGAIVSCAAYSNNGNGTAAYDPNVLNNLNANNGTIVRVPGSWRDW; encoded by the coding sequence ATGAAGCAGCAACATCCAGCATCGAATGCGCGGCAGCGCGGCGTCGGCACCCTGGTGGTCACCCTGACCCTGATGCTCAGCATGTCATTGATCGTGTTCTATCTGAACCGCAATGTCATTTTTGAGCAGCGCACCGCGGCCAACCAGATTCGTTCGACCGAGGCCATGGAACTGGCCGAGGGCGGCATGGAGTGGGCGCTGGGCATGCTCAATACCCCCAGGGAAATAGACCCGGCCTGCGTGCCCACCAGTTCGGGTAGCAGCTTCAGAAAGCGTTACCTGGCGCCCAGCGGCACCACGTTCACGCCTCTGGCCGGTGTGACCGCGGGTTGCAAGCGCAGTGGCGGCGCCTGGACCTGCAGCTGCCCGACCAGCGGCAATGCCAGCCTAGGCAACGCCAGCGAACCTAGCTTCACGGTCGTGTTCGAGGCCCTTGCGGGTCAGTCGGGCGCGGTACAGATTACTTCCTATGGGTGCACGGCCCAGTCCGCTGCCTGCCAGGCGGGGCAGACGGGCAGCGCCGACGCGAGTGCCATGGTCAGGGCGGTGCTCAAGGCCAGCCCCCTGCTGCCGGGCAAACCCGCCGGGCCCATCACCTGCGGAACTTCTTGTGCCATTGGTGGCTCTTACAACATCGTCAACAACGATGTGGAAACCAACGGCGTGCTGGTCAATGCCGGCACGACCATCACCACCAGCCCGGGCACCTCGCTGACGACCATCCCCGGCCAACCCGCGGCCAATGCGCTGGTCGGTTCCGACAAGTCGCTGGCAGATCTGGCCAGCGCCGACCCGACCTGCAGCAATTCCCGCATGTTCAATGCCTACTTCGGTACCACCATGGATGAGTTCAGAACGGCGCCGACCACCACGGTGCTGTCCTGCAGCAGTGCCAGCGATTGCAGCAACAAGTTGAGCACCGCCTACGACCAGGGCAAGCGCGCCTTCTATTTCACCTCCGACGTGCAGTTGAGCGGTAACGGCACTTTGGGGACGGTGGCGGATCCGGTGGTGTTCGTGACGCCCAATGCGTTGAAGGTGAACGGGAACTGGGATCTCTATGGCATGGTGTTTTCCAATTCGGCCGATTACAACAACCTCGGCACGGGTGCGGCCAATATCCATGGCGCCATCGTCAGCTGTGCGGCCTATTCGAACAATGGCAATGGCACGGCGGCATACGACCCGAATGTGCTGAACAACCTGAATGCAAACAACGGCACCATCGTGCGTGTGCCCGGTAGTTGGCGCGACTGGTAA